The stretch of DNA TTTTCTCCAGTCATTTCACACGAGTTTAAAGACTAGCTTAAATTTACTCTTAGCCTGGCTAGGAGTAAATTTAACATCCGCTTAAATTTGCTAATATTCTTGATATTTTATAATTATTAGCAATTTGGTAGTAAATTTCTTTAAATTTTTACAAAGGATTTACAATGGTAATGACACACTACATGGAGCTTTTATCGCTCAATCAACCTTACAATCTAATCCTCTACATGGTGATACCTATGGGGCTTGCGGAGCTTTTAGTGGCGATGGAGTTTTTTACGATGTATCACATGGATAGCGGAAAAAATGCTGGCTTTAAGGCTATTAGTAAATTTGTTGGCATAGTTCTTGGGGTCTATTTTACAGCTCTTGTGATCTATTTTATGGCAAAAATTTATCCAAGTATAAAATGGCGTGGATATGCCGATGTTATAGCTATCTACTCATATCTCATCGGCGTCATACCACTTCTTGGCATCGCGCTTTTAGAGCTAAATTTGATCTACAAAAACGCAAGCGAAAAGGCAAAGCTAAAGCTTCATTTTTGCCTACTCATATTTTTCTTGATCGTCGGACACGTCGCTATGATATTTGGCATGGTTGATCCTACCATAACAGGCTACAAGGCTAATGATGGCGCGATGGATATGCATATGAATATGCAAATGAACATGCCAGCAGATATGCCGATGCACGATCACCACAAGATGATGATGCAAAATATGAGCGATGATAACTCAACTAATATGCATATGCACCACTAAATTTTATAGCTTCTTGGCAGCTACTAAGAAGCTATAAAAATTTAATTCTTTTTGCTGCTTTTAATAATCTATTTTCTTTAAAAAATTTTCTGAGTGATTTTTGCTCTTTTGGGCCTATTTTGTAGCTTATAAATTTCAAATACCACTTGATATCCTGTTCGCTTATGTCACGGCTTTTGGCATACTGAGCTAATATATAATTTGGAATTTTTACATTTTTTTGTAGAAATTTTGCAACCAGTCTTTTGTAAAACGAGCCATTTTTTACGTAAGAAAATCTACCAAAAACAAAGGGCAAATTTGTCTTTTCGTGCCAAATTTGACCAAGGTCGTAAAAGCACTCTTTGCCATCGCTTAAGTATGCCTTTAGCGCCCTGTCGCCTATGATCACTTCGCCATTTAGACGAAGCACCTTAGATAGGGCGTTCGAGCTAGCTGAGGCAGGATCTGGTTTTGGGGCTGAGTTTTTGCGCACAAGCACGCTTTTTACATCGTTTTTAGCGACTATTCCAAAATTTAGCTTCTTTAAATTTGCCTTTTTGCTAGCTATGCTTGAGATCACCGCAGCGTCGATCTTTCTAGCGTTTAGGGCTCTATTTAGCTTGCTTGGCACACCCTTTTTAAACTCGATCGCCTTTTTTATCTGAGAGCTTAGTGGAGCTGATTTTAAAAATACGTGAAATGGGAGTAAATTTAGATAATCAATCTTTCCAAATATCATTTTTCATCTTTTACAAGCTCAAATTTAACTAGCTCATTTTCGTTACAAACATCACGAAATAGCCGAGTCAAGCTCTCTTTTGTACTATTATCCAAAGAATTTTCATTTTTTAGCTTTATAAGCGTTGGCTCATTTATCTCGCAAAGGCAGTCAAAAAGTGCGTCTAAATTTTTGCCGTAGTACTTTGGCAGGTCAAATTTCTTGGCAAAATACTCATGCATCTTTTCTTTTTCGAGCATCTTTTTGGTATCTAAGATCACGATTTTCATTGCATCCTCTTCTCATAAAGCAGGTAAAAATGCTCGTAGTGATCGGGCGTGTAGTAGATAAGCCCGTCGTTTGAGTATAAAATTCTCTCAGCACCGCGCCTGCCACCATTATAATTTACATCGCACTCAAACCACTTTCTACCATCAGCATCTGGCAGCCTCTTTTCTCTGTTTGAAAATCTATCTCCGCCGATACTTTTGCCACCGCTTATCTGCCATAAATTTCCGCTTTTTGCATCCCAGCCAAGGTCAAGTGCTTCTTTTTTGGTTATGAAATTCTTTGGTAGTTTGTTAAATTTATAGATATAAAGTGCGACCTCATCTTTTGAGGTGTATGAGCCATTTTCTGTAAGGCTCTGGCTTTTTTGTCCCTCCTTGTTTAGCTGCTCAAGTAAAATTTGAGCGTTTTTATTTGCCTCACTACCATTATTTGAGAAAAAGAAAGTACCAACAATTACGGCTATTACAAAGGCGACTAAGGCTGGCAAAAGTCTTTTGTTCAAATTTAGCCCTTAAAGCGTGTTAAAAACTCTATCGCCAGCATCACCAAGACCTGGAACGATGTAGTTTTTCTCGTT from Campylobacter concisus encodes:
- a CDS encoding DUF6803 family protein yields the protein MVMTHYMELLSLNQPYNLILYMVIPMGLAELLVAMEFFTMYHMDSGKNAGFKAISKFVGIVLGVYFTALVIYFMAKIYPSIKWRGYADVIAIYSYLIGVIPLLGIALLELNLIYKNASEKAKLKLHFCLLIFFLIVGHVAMIFGMVDPTITGYKANDGAMDMHMNMQMNMPADMPMHDHHKMMMQNMSDDNSTNMHMHH
- a CDS encoding MqnA/MqnD/SBP family protein, which encodes MIFGKIDYLNLLPFHVFLKSAPLSSQIKKAIEFKKGVPSKLNRALNARKIDAAVISSIASKKANLKKLNFGIVAKNDVKSVLVRKNSAPKPDPASASSNALSKVLRLNGEVIIGDRALKAYLSDGKECFYDLGQIWHEKTNLPFVFGRFSYVKNGSFYKRLVAKFLQKNVKIPNYILAQYAKSRDISEQDIKWYLKFISYKIGPKEQKSLRKFFKENRLLKAAKRIKFL
- a CDS encoding barstar family protein; this encodes MKIVILDTKKMLEKEKMHEYFAKKFDLPKYYGKNLDALFDCLCEINEPTLIKLKNENSLDNSTKESLTRLFRDVCNENELVKFELVKDEK
- a CDS encoding ribonuclease domain-containing protein, with the translated sequence MNKRLLPALVAFVIAVIVGTFFFSNNGSEANKNAQILLEQLNKEGQKSQSLTENGSYTSKDEVALYIYKFNKLPKNFITKKEALDLGWDAKSGNLWQISGGKSIGGDRFSNREKRLPDADGRKWFECDVNYNGGRRGAERILYSNDGLIYYTPDHYEHFYLLYEKRMQ